Proteins encoded in a region of the Anoxybacillus amylolyticus genome:
- a CDS encoding YqhV family protein: MKRWLALFDATVLSMAGLRVLSAAIELTAAIAMLMLNDVKKAVAVNALLAVVGPIIFIATMTIGLLSLTDELSFAKLFWIGIGVAFILFGIYK; the protein is encoded by the coding sequence ATGAAACGGTGGCTCGCGCTATTCGATGCAACAGTTCTTTCGATGGCAGGGTTGCGGGTATTATCTGCGGCTATTGAATTGACAGCAGCAATAGCAATGCTCATGTTAAACGATGTAAAAAAAGCGGTAGCCGTCAACGCGCTGCTTGCGGTCGTCGGCCCGATTATTTTTATTGCGACGATGACCATTGGTCTGCTTTCGCTCACGGACGAGCTTTCTTTTGCCAAATTATTTTGGATCGGGATCGGTGTCGCGTTCATTCTCTTTGGAATCTATAAATAG
- the efp gene encoding elongation factor P, giving the protein MISVNDFRTGLTIEVDGEIWRVIEFQHVKPGKGAAFVRSKLRNLRTGSIQERTFRAGEKVNRAQIDNRKMQYLYANGDQHVFMDTETYEQIELSSQQIEHELKFLKENMEVFIMMYQGETIGIELPNTVELKVVETEPGIKGDTASGGSKPATLETGLVVQVPFFVNEGDVLIINTTDGTYVSRA; this is encoded by the coding sequence ATGATTTCAGTAAACGATTTTCGCACAGGACTAACGATTGAAGTAGATGGCGAGATTTGGCGCGTCATCGAGTTCCAACACGTAAAACCAGGAAAAGGGGCAGCATTCGTTCGTTCGAAGCTCCGTAACCTTCGCACAGGATCGATTCAAGAAAGAACGTTCCGTGCCGGTGAAAAAGTGAACCGTGCTCAGATTGACAACCGAAAAATGCAATATTTATATGCGAACGGCGACCAGCACGTCTTTATGGACACAGAAACGTACGAGCAAATTGAACTTTCTTCGCAACAAATCGAGCATGAATTAAAATTTTTAAAAGAAAATATGGAAGTATTCATTATGATGTACCAAGGCGAAACAATCGGGATAGAACTTCCAAACACAGTAGAACTTAAAGTCGTGGAAACAGAGCCAGGCATTAAAGGCGACACTGCTTCTGGCGGATCGAAACCAGCAACGTTAGAAACAGGCCTTGTCGTACAAGTGCCGTTCTTCGTCAACGAAGGCGATGTTCTCATTATTAATACAACAGACGGAACATACGTCTCCCGCGCGTAA
- a CDS encoding M24 family metallopeptidase has protein sequence MEKIEKLRERFAEYDIDGMLITSGYNRRYMTGFTGTAGVVVIGQTKAVFITDFRYTEQASRQVEGYEIVQHTGLIIEEVAKQVERLGIEKLGFEQDHLSYATFQAYAKEMKAELVPVSGIIEKLRLIKSAAEIKILKEAAEIADAAFDHITRFIRPGVTEREVANELEFFMRKQGAVSSSFDIIVASGYRSALPHGVASDKVIEKGELVTLDFGAYYKSYCSDITRTVAVGDISDELKQIYDVVLQAQLRGMEGIKPGMTGREADALTRDYITEKGYGEYFGHSTGHGIGLEVHEGPALSARSETVLEPGMVVTVEPGIYIAGLGGVRIEDDTVVTADGNESLTRSPKELIIL, from the coding sequence ATGGAAAAAATAGAGAAATTACGGGAACGGTTTGCGGAATACGATATTGACGGCATGCTCATTACAAGTGGGTACAACCGGCGGTACATGACAGGGTTTACTGGGACGGCTGGCGTTGTTGTAATTGGTCAAACCAAAGCGGTATTTATCACCGATTTTCGCTACACCGAGCAAGCATCTCGGCAAGTGGAAGGGTACGAAATTGTTCAACATACAGGACTCATCATTGAAGAAGTGGCAAAACAAGTCGAACGGCTTGGCATTGAAAAGCTCGGATTTGAACAAGACCACCTATCGTACGCAACGTTTCAAGCGTATGCAAAAGAAATGAAAGCTGAACTTGTGCCGGTTTCGGGAATCATTGAAAAGTTGCGCTTGATTAAGTCCGCCGCAGAGATTAAGATATTAAAGGAAGCAGCAGAGATTGCCGATGCAGCGTTTGACCATATCACTCGGTTTATTCGTCCTGGCGTGACCGAAAGAGAAGTGGCGAACGAACTAGAGTTTTTTATGCGCAAACAAGGCGCTGTTTCTTCTTCCTTTGATATTATCGTTGCATCTGGCTATCGTTCGGCGTTACCGCATGGAGTGGCAAGCGACAAAGTAATCGAAAAAGGGGAGTTAGTAACCCTTGATTTCGGCGCTTATTACAAAAGCTATTGCTCCGACATTACGCGAACCGTTGCCGTTGGCGATATTAGCGACGAATTAAAACAAATTTACGACGTCGTCTTGCAAGCGCAATTGCGCGGCATGGAAGGCATTAAGCCAGGGATGACTGGTCGTGAAGCAGATGCGCTCACTCGTGACTATATCACAGAAAAAGGATATGGGGAATATTTTGGTCATTCGACGGGACATGGCATCGGATTGGAAGTGCACGAAGGACCAGCATTATCCGCTCGTTCGGAAACGGTGTTAGAACCGGGAATGGTGGTCACGGTAGAGCCAGGCATTTACATAGCGGGGCTAGGCGGTGTGCGCATTGAAGACGACACGGTTGTCACTGCGGACGGTAACGAATCGCTGACTCGCTCACCAAAAGAGCTTATTATTTTATAA
- the aroQ gene encoding type II 3-dehydroquinate dehydratase → MARLLLINGPNLNRLGKREPHIYGSDTLNDLEQQLIAFAAERGATLTCFQSNHEGEIIDEIHAAEGTYDGIILNAGAFTHYSYAIRDAIASVDVPVVEVHISNIHARDPFRHVSVIAPVTIGQIVGLGFAGYRLAILALLERKGGEERWKK, encoded by the coding sequence ATGGCGCGTCTTCTTTTGATTAACGGTCCGAACTTAAACCGGCTTGGTAAGCGCGAGCCGCACATTTATGGGAGCGACACGTTAAATGACTTAGAGCAGCAACTCATTGCTTTTGCCGCGGAACGAGGAGCGACGCTTACTTGTTTTCAAAGCAACCACGAAGGAGAGATTATTGACGAAATTCACGCGGCGGAAGGCACATACGATGGCATTATTTTAAATGCAGGGGCGTTCACTCATTATAGCTATGCCATTCGTGACGCAATTGCTAGTGTCGATGTCCCTGTGGTAGAAGTACATATTTCCAACATTCATGCCCGTGACCCATTCCGTCACGTATCTGTCATTGCGCCAGTGACGATTGGGCAAATTGTGGGGCTTGGTTTTGCCGGCTATCGGTTGGCAATTTTGGCACTGTTAGAAAGAAAAGGGGGAGAAGAGCGATGGAAAAAATAG
- a CDS encoding YqhR family membrane protein, whose product MMKNNEPLEQNKREQPMALWMKAAITGFVGGVFWSLLGYLAYFFHFTELSPNMLLLPWNIGDWKYGKTGNYLAIFLIGVISIAVALLYYVLLRKQKSMWVGIGYGIVLWVVVFYIFNPMLPGLRPVTQLERNTIITTICLYVLYGLFIGYSISFESQENEQQKQAPNTVNE is encoded by the coding sequence ATGATGAAAAACAACGAACCATTAGAACAAAATAAACGCGAACAGCCGATGGCGTTATGGATGAAGGCAGCCATCACTGGATTTGTCGGCGGCGTGTTTTGGAGCTTGTTAGGGTATTTAGCATACTTTTTTCATTTTACTGAACTAAGTCCGAACATGCTTTTGTTGCCATGGAACATCGGGGATTGGAAGTATGGAAAAACGGGTAACTATTTGGCCATTTTCCTTATCGGTGTAATATCCATTGCAGTTGCGCTTCTTTACTATGTACTGCTTCGAAAGCAAAAAAGCATGTGGGTTGGCATTGGATATGGAATAGTACTTTGGGTTGTCGTTTTTTACATTTTCAATCCGATGTTGCCAGGTTTGCGTCCAGTGACACAACTAGAACGAAATACCATCATCACTACTATTTGCCTGTATGTATTGTATGGATTGTTCATCGGTTATTCGATTTCATTTGAATCGCAAGAAAACGAACAGCAAAAACAAGCACCAAACACGGTAAATGAGTAG
- a CDS encoding DUF1385 domain-containing protein, which produces MEKAMKPIYGGQAVVEGVMFAGRKHSVTAIRRKDKSIEYFHLPRKAHPTLTVLKKIPFIRGIVAILEASANGAKHFQFASDRYELDPKETAQIAEKKESSKLSLVVSVAVVGILSFLFGKFLFTMIPAFLANFTKPIFPSKMAQIFVEGAFKLLLLLLYIYSISLTPLVKRVFQYHGAEHKVINAFENGLPLTVENVQRQSRLHYRCGSSFILFTVIVSVFVYMFVPVDPLWVRIVNRLALIPVVLGISFEVLQLTNQLRDVPVLRWLGYPGLWLQLLTTKEPTDDQVEVAIASFEQLLQLEEQETTAIR; this is translated from the coding sequence ATGGAGAAAGCGATGAAACCGATATACGGGGGACAGGCGGTTGTGGAGGGTGTGATGTTTGCAGGAAGAAAGCATTCGGTAACCGCTATTCGCCGCAAAGACAAATCAATTGAATATTTTCATCTGCCGCGAAAAGCGCATCCAACGTTGACAGTGCTGAAAAAAATTCCGTTTATTCGCGGAATCGTTGCAATTTTAGAAGCGAGCGCAAACGGGGCGAAACATTTTCAGTTTGCAAGCGACCGTTATGAATTAGACCCGAAGGAAACAGCGCAAATCGCAGAAAAAAAGGAAAGTTCGAAACTATCGCTCGTTGTTAGCGTTGCCGTTGTCGGTATTTTATCCTTTTTGTTTGGCAAATTTTTATTTACAATGATTCCTGCGTTTTTGGCAAATTTTACGAAACCTATTTTTCCGTCAAAAATGGCACAAATTTTTGTTGAAGGTGCATTTAAGCTATTGTTGCTGTTGCTATATATTTATTCGATTTCATTAACCCCTCTTGTTAAGCGAGTGTTTCAATATCACGGGGCAGAACATAAAGTCATTAATGCGTTTGAAAATGGACTGCCGCTGACCGTCGAAAACGTACAGCGACAGTCACGGTTGCATTATCGCTGTGGCAGCAGTTTTATTTTATTTACGGTTATCGTCAGTGTGTTTGTGTATATGTTCGTTCCAGTCGACCCGCTTTGGGTGCGAATTGTCAATCGGCTTGCATTAATTCCAGTCGTTCTTGGCATTTCGTTTGAAGTATTGCAGCTAACTAACCAATTAAGAGATGTTCCTGTCTTGCGTTGGCTTGGATATCCAGGGTTATGGCTGCAGCTATTGACGACAAAAGAGCCGACCGATGACCAAGTGGAAGTAGCGATTGCCTCATTTGAGCAATTGCTTCAGTTAGAAGAACAAGAAACGACAGCCATTCGGTAA
- a CDS encoding SA1362 family protein, which produces MFRRTMHPLIGIVLFLGAFGIVYTLFEEPGMLFRRILFIGLLIALLYTFYHFVYQRRMNKERAAYLKAVQQSKKLHIERDRKTPAKAPHTKKGTHHRLPKKRSTTHLTVIEGKKGKKKNRASF; this is translated from the coding sequence ATGTTTCGTCGTACGATGCACCCGTTAATAGGGATTGTCCTTTTTCTCGGAGCGTTTGGGATAGTATATACACTGTTTGAGGAGCCGGGGATGCTTTTTCGTCGCATCCTTTTTATTGGATTGTTGATTGCCTTGCTGTATACCTTTTATCATTTTGTTTATCAACGCCGCATGAATAAAGAGCGAGCCGCTTATTTAAAGGCAGTGCAGCAGTCGAAAAAACTGCATATCGAGCGCGACCGGAAAACACCGGCCAAAGCACCCCATACGAAAAAAGGAACGCACCACCGTTTACCGAAAAAACGAAGCACAACACATTTAACAGTCATCGAGGGGAAAAAAGGGAAAAAGAAAAATCGGGCATCGTTTTAG
- a CDS encoding patatin-like phospholipase family protein: MDIDIVFSGGGVKGFALIGAYQALEEKGLTPKRMAGTSAGSLVAALIASGYTSEEMIAIIDELDLQKLLDVRKLAVPFPLMKWVFLYWKMGLYKGKLLEDWLTTVLAAKGVRTFADLPKDRLHIVASDVTNGRILVLPTDLPQYGIDPNTFSVAKAVRMSTSIPYFFEPVKMETAQGASVVVDGGVLSNFPLFLFDDEKKKRPVLGIKLSAKPEERPKKEIRNAIELYEALFNAMKEAHDARYISRRHEKNIIFIPVRHVLATEFAMTESVRDELIAYGKQKTAQFLKTWTY, from the coding sequence GTGGATATCGACATCGTGTTTTCAGGAGGCGGTGTGAAAGGATTTGCGCTTATCGGGGCATATCAAGCGCTTGAGGAAAAAGGGCTCACGCCAAAACGAATGGCGGGAACGAGCGCTGGTTCATTAGTCGCTGCGCTAATCGCATCGGGGTATACGAGCGAAGAAATGATTGCAATAATCGATGAGCTAGACTTGCAAAAGCTGCTTGATGTGCGAAAACTAGCGGTACCGTTTCCCCTCATGAAATGGGTTTTCTTATATTGGAAAATGGGACTATATAAGGGAAAATTATTAGAAGATTGGCTTACGACTGTATTAGCAGCAAAAGGAGTGCGGACGTTTGCTGATTTGCCAAAAGACCGATTGCATATCGTTGCTTCCGATGTCACCAACGGGCGCATTCTCGTTTTACCGACCGATTTGCCGCAATATGGAATTGACCCAAATACGTTTTCCGTCGCCAAAGCGGTGCGAATGAGCACAAGTATCCCGTATTTTTTTGAGCCTGTGAAAATGGAAACAGCACAAGGCGCCTCCGTTGTTGTCGATGGAGGGGTGTTAAGCAACTTTCCACTTTTTTTATTTGACGATGAAAAGAAAAAGCGCCCTGTCCTCGGTATTAAACTAAGCGCCAAACCGGAAGAACGGCCGAAAAAAGAGATTCGTAACGCTATCGAACTATATGAAGCGCTCTTTAACGCGATGAAAGAAGCGCATGACGCCCGCTACATTTCGCGACGGCATGAAAAAAACATTATTTTTATTCCTGTCCGCCACGTTCTGGCGACGGAATTTGCGATGACAGAAAGCGTTCGCGACGAACTAATCGCCTATGGCAAACAAAAGACCGCACAGTTTTTAAAAACATGGACATATTAA
- the mntR gene encoding transcriptional regulator MntR, protein MPTPSMEDYIEQIYILIEEKGYARVSDIAEALSVHPSSVTKMVQKLDKDEYLVYEKYRGLVLTAKGKKIGKRLVYRHELLEQFMRIIGVDEENIYRDVEGIEHHLSWNAIDRIGDLVQYFQEDPERIQTLRTIQKQNEQTVE, encoded by the coding sequence ATGCCGACACCGAGCATGGAGGACTATATAGAGCAAATATACATTCTTATCGAAGAAAAAGGATATGCCCGCGTATCAGATATTGCCGAGGCATTGTCCGTTCATCCCTCCTCTGTCACAAAAATGGTGCAAAAACTCGACAAAGACGAATATTTAGTATATGAAAAATATCGTGGGCTCGTATTAACCGCAAAAGGAAAAAAAATTGGCAAGCGGCTCGTGTATCGCCATGAGTTGCTAGAGCAGTTTATGCGCATTATCGGTGTTGATGAGGAGAACATTTATCGCGATGTGGAAGGAATTGAACACCATCTAAGTTGGAATGCCATCGACCGCATCGGCGATTTAGTGCAATATTTTCAAGAAGATCCCGAACGAATTCAAACACTTCGCACGATTCAAAAACAAAATGAGCAGACCGTAGAGTAA
- the splB gene encoding spore photoproduct lyase yields the protein MKPFIPQLVYFEPEALNYPLGKELYEKFTNMNIDIRETTSHNQVRGIPGETELQQYRNAKSTLVVGIRRTLKFDTSKPSAEYAIPLATGCMGHCHYCYLQTTLGSKPYIRVYVNLDDIFAQAQKYIDERAPDITRFEAACTSDIVGIDHLTHSLKKAIEFIGATEYGRLRFVTKYEHVDHLLDAKHNGKTRFRFSVNSRYVIQNFEPGTSSFDARLAAARKVAHAGYPLGFIVAPIYMHDEWEEGYLELFERLCEQLTGVNTSDLTFELIQHRFTKPAKAVIQKRYPKTKLDLDESKRKYKWGRYGIGKYVYQDEEAKKLEATMIDYIHQFFPEAKIQYFT from the coding sequence ATGAAGCCATTTATTCCGCAGCTCGTCTATTTTGAGCCCGAGGCGCTGAATTATCCGCTCGGTAAAGAGCTATATGAAAAATTTACGAATATGAATATTGACATTCGTGAAACGACATCGCATAATCAAGTGCGCGGCATCCCAGGCGAAACGGAGTTGCAGCAATACCGAAACGCAAAATCAACGCTCGTTGTTGGCATTAGGCGCACATTAAAGTTTGATACGTCCAAGCCGTCGGCAGAATATGCGATTCCCCTTGCGACAGGGTGTATGGGGCATTGCCATTATTGTTATTTGCAAACGACGCTCGGAAGCAAGCCGTACATTCGCGTCTACGTCAATCTTGACGATATTTTTGCGCAAGCTCAAAAATACATCGACGAACGAGCGCCGGACATTACGCGCTTTGAAGCGGCTTGTACATCCGATATTGTCGGCATTGACCATTTGACCCATTCTTTGAAAAAAGCGATCGAATTTATCGGGGCAACCGAATACGGACGGCTCCGCTTTGTCACAAAGTATGAACACGTCGACCATCTGCTTGATGCGAAACATAACGGGAAAACGCGCTTTCGCTTTAGTGTGAACTCACGTTATGTCATCCAAAATTTCGAACCAGGGACGTCTTCGTTTGATGCCCGGCTAGCGGCAGCGCGAAAAGTAGCGCACGCTGGCTATCCGCTCGGCTTTATCGTCGCACCGATTTACATGCACGACGAATGGGAGGAAGGATATTTGGAGTTATTTGAGCGGTTATGTGAACAGCTTACAGGGGTGAATACGTCTGATTTAACGTTCGAACTCATCCAGCACCGATTCACAAAACCAGCAAAGGCTGTCATTCAAAAACGTTATCCGAAAACAAAGCTCGATTTGGATGAGAGCAAAAGGAAATATAAATGGGGGCGGTACGGAATCGGCAAATATGTGTATCAAGACGAAGAGGCAAAAAAATTAGAGGCGACGATGATCGATTATATTCATCAATTTTTCCCTGAGGCAAAAATACAATATTTTACGTAA
- a CDS encoding HNH endonuclease, with product MKKKCLNCDEEIYVKPSHFERKKFCSRSCKTEYQKKNPPLFWKKMSKKVRVFCSFCGKEMLRKPSIIQKNNFCNKQCRRMYLIKNAHQINQHLRKRVEKICKICGKTFDVPKNREFSAKYCSKTCLGKANGERGKAQYKKRIIVTCNNCGKKIEKKPSVARNLNFCSVHCMGDYYERTRMFSGENNGAWAGGDIEYYGPNWRAQRRKARERDNFTCQDCGITEAEYERELSVHHIIPFRAFNGDWEKANELSNLITLCEYPCHRKRHSQEIWLKI from the coding sequence GTGAAGAAAAAATGTCTTAATTGCGATGAAGAAATTTATGTAAAACCTAGTCACTTTGAAAGAAAAAAATTTTGTTCCCGATCTTGCAAAACAGAGTACCAAAAAAAGAATCCTCCATTATTTTGGAAAAAGATGAGTAAAAAAGTGAGAGTTTTTTGCTCATTTTGTGGAAAGGAAATGTTGCGAAAGCCTTCTATTATTCAAAAAAATAACTTTTGCAACAAACAATGTAGAAGAATGTATCTAATAAAAAATGCCCATCAAATTAATCAGCATTTGAGAAAACGTGTCGAAAAAATTTGTAAAATTTGTGGGAAAACGTTTGATGTCCCAAAAAATCGAGAGTTCAGTGCGAAATATTGTTCGAAGACATGTTTGGGCAAAGCGAACGGGGAAAGAGGAAAAGCTCAATATAAAAAGCGAATTATTGTCACATGTAATAATTGTGGCAAAAAAATCGAGAAAAAACCTTCTGTTGCTAGAAACCTTAATTTCTGTTCTGTGCATTGCATGGGTGATTATTATGAAAGAACTAGGATGTTCTCTGGAGAAAACAATGGTGCTTGGGCAGGAGGAGATATAGAATATTATGGGCCAAACTGGAGAGCTCAGCGCAGGAAGGCTAGGGAACGTGATAATTTTACTTGTCAAGATTGTGGAATAACAGAAGCTGAATATGAACGTGAATTATCAGTTCATCACATTATACCATTTAGGGCTTTCAATGGTGATTGGGAAAAGGCGAATGAATTATCTAATTTAATTACCTTATGTGAGTATCCTTGTCATCGCAAAAGACATTCACAGGAGATTTGGTTGAAGATATAG